A genomic stretch from Arachis stenosperma cultivar V10309 chromosome 3, arast.V10309.gnm1.PFL2, whole genome shotgun sequence includes:
- the LOC130965221 gene encoding uncharacterized protein LOC130965221: MAETAVIAIVIVALSLILIGDSSARELRPSDHGLVFQTLSPTAGAKSSPEMRSFFNSDSQNSSPSSTTSSNVAIPRAMNSPAAPPSWLREASVAVGPNGGDRVSKALMAASVVCGTVGAVLLLASGLVYLLKYRTKQKQNAASFGGGEVRNNHIENDDDNNKLQLVVREP, from the coding sequence ATGGCGGAAACCGCCGTAATCGCCATCGTCATTGTCGCGCTCAGCCTCATCCTCATTGGAGATTCCTCCGCCAGGGAGCTACGGCCGTCTGATCACGGCCTCGTCTTCCAGACATTGTCGCCGACCGCTGGTGCCAAATCCTCGCCGGAGATGAGGTCATTCTTCAACAGCGACAGCCAGAACTCATCTCCGTCCTCCACCACCTCCTCCAACGTGGCGATTCCTAGGGCCATGAACTCCCCCGCTGCGCCGCCGTCATGGCTCCGCGAAGCCTCTGTTGCCGTCGGTCCCAACGGCGGCGACCGAGTGTCGAAGGCGCTGATGGCGGCGAGCGTGGTGTGTGGAACGGTCGGAGCGGTTCTGTTATTGGCTTCGGGTTTGGTGTATCTGTTGAAGTACCGAACGAAACAGAAACAAAATGCAGCGTCGTTTGGTGGCGGTGAGGTCCGGAATAATCACATTGAAAACGACGACGACAATAACAAACTGCAGCTAGTGGTACGCGAGCCCTGA